AAGACACGCTGGCCTTTCTGCGGCAGCGCTCGCGCGGCTTCCTGGCGATGGTCTGCCTGGTGCCGAAGGCGCTGGCGTCCGAGGTGGCCTATGTGCTGCCCAACGCACTGTTCAAGTTCCTGCACGAGCATCCCCACTGCGTGCCATCGCCGCTGGAAGTGCCGTTGCTGCAGGGCTGGCTGCAGCAGCTGATGGACGCGCAGCACAATGGTGGCCGCTATCGGCACGTGATGCTGCGCAATCTGCTGCAGACCTTTTTCCTGAAGTTCGCCACGCTGTTGCCGGTACAGAAGGTGGTGGCAGCGCCGGTCAGCCGGCGCGAGCGGCTGGCCTGGAATTTCTGGGAACTGGTGGGTCAGCGCAGTACCCGCCAGCGCGACGTGCAGTCCTACGCCGATGCGTTGTGCATCACGCCGTTCTATCTTTCGCAGCTCACCCGCGAGTGCTTCGATGAAACGCCCAAGGCATTGATCGACCGCCAGGTGGTGCTGGAGATCAAGGCACTGCTGAGCTACAGCGAGTTGCCGATCGGACGCATCGCCGAGCGCTTGTGCTTCGAGGATGCGTCGTACCTGTGCCGCTACTTCCGGCGGCACACCGGGCAGTCATTGACCGGTTACCGCCGTGCGGGGAAGGGTGGTGCTAGTGGGACACGAACAGTGGTGCCGGAACTTCGGACAGCAGATCCTCGGTGACCCCGCCGAGCACGCGTTCGACCACCCGGCTGCGGCTGTAGGGGCCCAGCACCAGCAGATCGGCCTCGGCATCGAGGACGTGCTGGCGGATGGTTGCGGCAACACCGCCCTGTGTGGAACTGATCGCCTGGATCTCGACCTCGACACCGTGCCGGGCCAGGTGCTGGGCCATCTCGGCACCGGGGGTAGCCTCGGCCTTGGGCGTGTCGACCATCAGCAGGTGCACCGCCTGTGCGCGCGCAAGCAGGGGCAGGGCGTCGGCCACGGCGCGACGGGCCTGCTTGCTGGCATTCCAGGCCACCACGATGCGCCGGCCGACCTGTTCGCCCTGCCAGTGCGGCGGCACCAGCAGCATCGGTACGCCGGTCTGGCGCAGCGTGCCCAGCGGGTGCCAGCCGGAGGGCGCGCCCGGTGTGTGCGGATAGCCGGCGACGATCAGGTCGCAGTACAGCGATTGCAGGGCCAGATCGGCGCCGCCGAGATAGTCCGAGACGATGCGCAGTTCGGTGCTGATCTGCAGCGGCTCGGAGGCCGCGCGCAGGTTCTGCATGAGTTGCGCGGTGCAGGCGGCGTCGGCGCGTGCTTCATGGTCGAGTGCCGCGGCAATGCCCGCGCCGCGGGCGAATCCGTTGGCGATGTCGGTGGGGTGCTGGGCGGCGGATACCGCCACCAGGTGCGCCTGCTGGGCCTGCGCCAGATGTGCGGCGATGTTCAGGACGCGGTCCCCGGTGTCGCTGGCATCGAACAGCACAGCGATGTCGCGTAGCGGATGCAGCATGGCGTTGTCTCCTTCGATGCCTGTGACGCGTTCCCTGCCATGCACCGACCCCGGGTGCACCGGACGCGCTTCCGTTGTAGCGCATCCGTTATTCGTTTGAATCACTCGTGATTCAGTTTATTAATTAATGATTCATGCTAGCGTGAGTGCACCCCACGTCCAGGCTTCTCCATGCGACCCACCGCAGCCCGTACACGCCGCGACCTGCACCATGCCCTGGCGGCGACCCTGGTCAGCCATCCGCGCTGCACGCTCAGTGAGCTGGCTCGTGGCGCCGGCATCAGTCGCGCGACGCTGTACCGCTTCGCCCCCACGCGCGAAGCGATCGACGAGGCGTTGTTTGCTGCCGGTTTCGAGCGTCTGGAAGCTGCAGCCACGTGGTTCGACGGGGATGCCGATGCGATGCAGGTACTGGAACAGGTGACCCACGCCCTGCTGGCCGACTGGGAACTTGTAACGCTGGTGTTCGCGCGCATGATGGAAGAGCAGCAGCGGCAGGGGGACCTGCATCTGCTGCCCGAACGCTGGGCGCCGATCGGCGGGCGTTTCGAGGTGTTCTTCCTACGGGGACAGAATGCCGGCGTGTTCAACGTCGGATTCAGTGCGGTGTGGTTGGCCGACTTCTACTGGACCTGCTTCTACGGCATTACCTGGTCGTTGGCACGTGGCCGCATGGCGCCCGCGATGGCGGCATCAACACTGCTGGCGTCGTTCCGCCACGGTGCGATGAAGGCCTCGGCGAAATAGCGGTCCATCCGGCCCTTCAGGCCGTCAGGCCTGCTTCAACAACTCGACCAGCTGGCGCAGGCGATAGGGCTTGGGCAGGAACTCCACCTGCTCCGGCAGCGGCGGCAGCTGCGAGCGTGCATAGCCGGAGGACAGGATCATGCGTGCCTGCGGTTGTTCGCGGGCGACGTGCTCGCTCAGTTCGATCCCGGACATGCCGTTGGGCATGCTGATATCGCTGAACACCACGTCGAAGCGCGCCTCGCCCTTCAGCAACGCAGCGGCTTCATGCGCATCGGCGGTGGTGGCCACCTCGATGCCGAAATCGCGCAGGGCCAGGCCGATCATCTCGCGCAGATCGTTCTGGTCCTCCACCATCAGTACGCGGATCGGTTCATCGGTCATGGGCAGGGTCCTCTATTGCGGGGAGCAGCAGGCTGACCGTGGTGCCGACACCGGGCGTGGTGGACACATCGACGAAGCCGCCGCTCTGGGTAGTGAATCCGAACACCTGGCTCAGGCCCAGGCCGCTGCCCTTGCCGATGTCCTTGGTGGTGAAGAAGGGTTCGGTCGCGCGCTCGGCGATGTCGGCCGCCATGCCATGGCCTTCGTCACAGACGCTCAGCGTGACATAGCCGCGTTGCAACGCGGTGTCCGCGTCCGGGTCGAGGCGGTGCTCGAGAGACGTGCCGATCAGGATGCGGCCCCCCTCAAGCGTGGCCTCGGCCGCATTGGCGACCAGGTTGGCCAGCGCGGTCTGCAGCTGCATCGCATCGGTGCTCACCCGAGGCAGCCCGGGTGCCAGGCTGGCCTCGAGCACGACGTGGGCCGGGCAGGCGCGCTGCAGGTCCGGCAACCATTGCTGCAGCAGCCTATTGATATCCACGGGCTCGCGGATCAGGGTCTGGCCGGTACTGAATGCCAGCAGCTGCCGGGTCAGCAGCGCACCGCGATCGGTGGCGGTCTGAGCGGCATCGAGCAGTTCAGACGCGCGTGCGTCACCGGCGACGCGCAGCGACAGCAGGTCCAGTGCATTGCCGATGGTGGTCAACAGGTTGTTGAATTCGTGCGACAGGCCGCGGCTGAGGCGGCCGACTGTCTCGAACTGCTGGGTGTTGCGCAGGGCACGCTGGGCATCTCGCAGCAGTCGCTGGGCCTGCCATTGCTCGGTGATGTCTCGGGTGATCTTGACGAAGCCGAGCAGTTCGCCGTCTTCGACCACCGGTTCGATGACGATGCTGGCGCGGAATGTCGAGCCGTCGCGGCGGATGCGCCAGCCTTCGCTGGCGTACTGGCCCTGCTGCGCGGCCAGCTTCAGCAGGCGCTGCGGTTCACCCGCCTCGCGCTCGGCGGGCAGGTAGAAACGGCCGAAATGGGTGCCGATGACCTCGCTGGCGGCGTAGCCCTTGATCCGCTGCGCACCGGGGTTCCAGCTGCAGACAATGCCTTCGGGATCAAGCAGGTACAGCGCATGGTCGCGCACGCTGTCGATCAGCAGTCGCAGTTGTCGGGAAGGGTCCGTCAGCACGGACGTCGTAGAAGCGGCAGCGTCCACGTGGAAATAAGTGTTACCCCTGAGAGGGACGTGAAGCTAGGCAGTGCAGTGTGAAGGATGCGTGCACGGCAGGCACGTGCCATTGGTCCTGTGCGGCTGAATACGACAGGGAGTACCATCACCCACCCTTTGTCTTCTGGAACCGACCTGCATGCGTCCTGGTGCCACTACGCGTGACCGCTGGATCTGGATGACCTCTGCCGTGCTGCTGGCGGCGACCATCGCGCTGGAACTGGTGGTGCCGCTGGGATACGCGGTCTGGCTGGCCTATTTCCTGGCCGTGGGCGTCACGGTGTTCCAGCGCAGTGCGCGTGCGCCGTTCGTGGTCGCGATGATCGCCTGTGTCCTGCTGGTGATCGGCTTCAACGTGGCGCCAGCCAGCAACAACTCGTCGTTCTCGTTCGTCAACCGCACCATCGGTGGCTGCGCCTTCCTAATGATCGCGCTGATCGTCTCGCGCGCGATCCAGGCCCGGCGCCAGGCGATGCGCGCGCTCTGGCTGCAGGAGGCCGAGAACGCGGTGGCGATGAGCCTGCGCGGTGACCTCGGGCCGGAGCAGATTGCCGAAGCGTCGGCAGCAAGTCTTGCTGGCCAGCTGGATGCCGACGTCGGGGCGGTCTATCGCCTGGAAGGCGGGCGGTTGCAGTTGACCGGCGGCATGGCGC
The sequence above is a segment of the Stenotrophomonas maltophilia genome. Coding sequences within it:
- a CDS encoding helix-turn-helix domain-containing protein; amino-acid sequence: MDRIPQLLDQDESMRLEVSTLAEGQGVPLSFGHAYLAVLVCVSGRARFALNFREVAVQRHDVLVLAEDTLAFLRQRSRGFLAMVCLVPKALASEVAYVLPNALFKFLHEHPHCVPSPLEVPLLQGWLQQLMDAQHNGGRYRHVMLRNLLQTFFLKFATLLPVQKVVAAPVSRRERLAWNFWELVGQRSTRQRDVQSYADALCITPFYLSQLTRECFDETPKALIDRQVVLEIKALLSYSELPIGRIAERLCFEDASYLCRYFRRHTGQSLTGYRRAGKGGASGTRTVVPELRTADPR
- a CDS encoding universal stress protein yields the protein MLHPLRDIAVLFDASDTGDRVLNIAAHLAQAQQAHLVAVSAAQHPTDIANGFARGAGIAAALDHEARADAACTAQLMQNLRAASEPLQISTELRIVSDYLGGADLALQSLYCDLIVAGYPHTPGAPSGWHPLGTLRQTGVPMLLVPPHWQGEQVGRRIVVAWNASKQARRAVADALPLLARAQAVHLLMVDTPKAEATPGAEMAQHLARHGVEVEIQAISSTQGGVAATIRQHVLDAEADLLVLGPYSRSRVVERVLGGVTEDLLSEVPAPLFVSH
- a CDS encoding TetR/AcrR family transcriptional regulator, translated to MRPTAARTRRDLHHALAATLVSHPRCTLSELARGAGISRATLYRFAPTREAIDEALFAAGFERLEAAATWFDGDADAMQVLEQVTHALLADWELVTLVFARMMEEQQRQGDLHLLPERWAPIGGRFEVFFLRGQNAGVFNVGFSAVWLADFYWTCFYGITWSLARGRMAPAMAASTLLASFRHGAMKASAK
- a CDS encoding response regulator, which translates into the protein MTDEPIRVLMVEDQNDLREMIGLALRDFGIEVATTADAHEAAALLKGEARFDVVFSDISMPNGMSGIELSEHVAREQPQARMILSSGYARSQLPPLPEQVEFLPKPYRLRQLVELLKQA
- a CDS encoding two-component system sensor histidine kinase NtrB codes for the protein MDAAASTTSVLTDPSRQLRLLIDSVRDHALYLLDPEGIVCSWNPGAQRIKGYAASEVIGTHFGRFYLPAEREAGEPQRLLKLAAQQGQYASEGWRIRRDGSTFRASIVIEPVVEDGELLGFVKITRDITEQWQAQRLLRDAQRALRNTQQFETVGRLSRGLSHEFNNLLTTIGNALDLLSLRVAGDARASELLDAAQTATDRGALLTRQLLAFSTGQTLIREPVDINRLLQQWLPDLQRACPAHVVLEASLAPGLPRVSTDAMQLQTALANLVANAAEATLEGGRILIGTSLEHRLDPDADTALQRGYVTLSVCDEGHGMAADIAERATEPFFTTKDIGKGSGLGLSQVFGFTTQSGGFVDVSTTPGVGTTVSLLLPAIEDPAHDR